In Vigna angularis cultivar LongXiaoDou No.4 chromosome 8, ASM1680809v1, whole genome shotgun sequence, the DNA window gaaaaatTAGGCAGGAAAAGGTGCACTTCGTTTAATTTTCGTTGCTGCTTTTCTTTGACGttgaaatgaatatatatatatatatatatatatatatatatatatatatatatatatatatatatatatatatatatatatatatggattaaaTTTCTTAAGATAGTACTGGAAAACTACTACTGACAAAAATTATAGTAACCAgataaaatctaataaaataatattttattattattattattataaaaaataattatttacaaattatatacgtatcatattaatttattctctttcctcaccatttaatttttaaaaattaatataaaaaatacttttttattttaatcgaaaaaaataatttaatattaatactttgattgtttctttttccaaaatttatatggtgttaaaatatatttattttaaaaacgtAAAATATGTCATTCGAAAACTAATTAAGAAATccagaaatatttaatattggtCTCCAGAAATCCAGACACAAATTAGACCGAACAATTTCATAGTAACTTGATGACCGTTTGATATCTTgcacattaaatattttacaatttaattaataaaggaaaaaatatacaCTAGTACAGTAAAGAGCTAAGGCACCGGTTATAAATgtttataggcctcggttctacaaccgaggcattcGAAGGCGAAGTAAAAAGGTTAAAGTTTATGTTTCGGGTATGGACCGGGGTAGAACGAAACAGcaatatatgcctcggttcttagataaccgaggcaatagaacATAAATATATCTCGGTTCCTaaataaccgaggtaatagcTTCTGTGTTGTTTTCCCAAACGTTCCTCCTTCAATCATGCCAACCAAACTCAAGATTTCAGATTCATAACCAAACCAGAAATCAAACACAACCAGAAAAACCACATCAGAAATCAAACAAATCAGTATTACAACCAATAATCAATGTCATAAATCTATTTACAGAAGCAGCAAAGCAGCAAACATCATGAACTCACCAATGTCCAAATTACAACccacaaattacaaattacaacaaCTAATGAGAAGAAACTCAGATACAGAAACTCAGATACAGAGATGAAGATGGACTTAAGCTGAAAAAACTCAGAAGCAGAGATGAAGATCGACTTAACAGGAGCATGTCCGACCACCAGAAGCATCTCCGACCATGGGTTTCTTCCTCTTCGCACATGGATTTTCGTGTTCTTCTTCATTGACGCCAGCGACTCCACCAGTAGCAAGGGCGGCACCAGGCGGTCCACGAACAACATCAGATCTGAGATCGTGTCCGCTGGTGGAGTGAGATCGCGTCCGGTTGAGTGGCGATTGGTGGTGGGTTGGGGTTGTAGGGTGGGAGGCACGACGGAGCGAGGGCCAGGGAGCGGCGTAGCGAGAGCGAGAGCGAGAGCGAGAGCAGCGAGGGCCAGGGCCAGGGAGCGAGAGCGAGGGCCAGGGAGCGAGAGCGAGGGCCAGGGAGCGGtggagcgagagcgagggagtgAGAGATTGACGGAGCGAGAGAGCAAGGgaggagggagagggagggagagtgagGGAGAACGGCTGAGATGGAGGGAGAGTGAGGGAGAACGagtgagagggagggagagtgagGCAGAACGagtgagagggagggagagtgagGGAGCGAGGTGGGAGAGCGAGGGTCTGAATGAGATCTGGAAAATGAAAGGTTACTATATGACTCGGTTCTCTGCTCGCCCGAAGCCATACATGCGTAAAGGTTTCGGTTTTACacctaaccgaggcatatagttcttaaaaaaaaaataaaaaaaaatggaataattatatacctcggtttccgtttaaaccgaggcataaacactATTTTACACTGGTTCTAAACGAACCGAAGCGTATAACTTGATAGACTCCGGTTTCACCTAAACCGATGTCTATGACGCGAGTTGAAAAgcagtttttttactagtgatactTAGATAATATCGGGTCGTGATTGGGCTAATATTAATCAAAAACCCATTTCGAAACATATAAATACAGAGGTAAGGTAAAAAGGTAGATGGTTGCATTTATTGGACATTTCACTAGTGTAGTTAAAGGAATAGACATCGGTTATTTTCGACCATAGACATCGATTTGAGAAGCGAGACATATgtaggcgaggtaaaaagtcagAAGGATTCGCCTAAGTTCTCTTTAACCGAAGCAATATCTAGGATTCAACTCGGTTCTCTTTAGACCGAGGCAGTATCAGTTCTTCCAAAATCTGATTCCTTCTGGGAGCCTTGAGATTGAGTATCCTCCGTGAATGTCATCCTCTGGAACAAGAACATTATTCACATTCAAGCTATTGACAGAGGGTGCCCATCCCGCTAGGGAAGAACTGGATGTGGAGAAAGGGCAGCAGAGGGAAGTAGGTGGCATCATCGGTGCCGTCGGGGGCCTTGACGCAGACGTCCCAGAAGATCTTCTTATGATCAGAGACGACCTGGAGGAGTAGAGATTGGAGACGGGAGGACCATGGCGACGACGTAGTCGAAAGGTAGGGAGAGATTGAAGAGGGCGATGTGAGCCTCCATGTGCAAACACTGAACGAAAGCCCTAAATCAGAATCGCGCCGCTGCTTGCCTTTACTTACAACCACAATCAGACCTGTAGAAACCAGATTTAACACCATATAACCATCACGCAGGGATCCAATTCATAAACCGCGCCTCCGGAAGCAACGCGAAGTGCATCAACCATAATCGCACAACCATGGCAACTCTCGCCACGACGACGACATGCTTTAGGGATTCTTAACTCAGATTTGTGCGAGTTGATTTCTCTTATTGCATGTTGACGGTGAAGGCGCGAGGGAGATTGTTGCGCCATTTTGGTGACGGTGGCACAATTAAGGGTTTCTGTCACAGAGTTGCAGGTCCGGTGATGGTGATGGAAGAAGGTTGAAACACGATGGCTACGTGACGGTGGAGAAGAGGGGTAGATGAAATTCGCGCCAAGGGTTCTATTTCTGGATATGTCTGAGTTTTCCTCTTTGCAGGTGCGTGCGCGAGGAGGACGAAGGTGATGGCTGCGCGCGACTTGGAATGGTTGCGATTGCGTTCTCCGGTTGACGGCCATGGATGTGCTCATggcggagaagatgaagatggtggtcgATGCGTCCATGGAGTTTGAACGAGAACGAAGGCGTTGTGGTGGCGGCTTGCGGGTTTGCGCGTGGTAGCCGGCGGCATGGTTGAACGGTGGTGCTTGCGGCGACCCTAATGGCTGGTGATGGTAGCGGCCTGATGCTGGGGTTTGGTGGAGAGGAGAAATCGCGAGGGAGAGGGAGGCAAAGATGAGAGAAATCACGAGAGTGCGAGAGAATCGTTTTTGGATTTTAACATAAGggctactacctcggttataTGAAAAACCAGTGCCTAAACCCTTTAACTGCATCAGTTACACCGCAAACCGGTGCCTAAATCATTTAAAACTCATATCATATGCCTCAGTTGGCCTTCTACCCGAAGCAGTAACATCTATAGGCATCGGTTCATATATAACCGAGGTATATAACCACTCAATATTTACGGAAATGCCACcgcgcttttatacgcttcggtttcaatAAAACTAAAGCGTATATAGCAcgttaaaaaacttttttttactagtgtttaaGACttaaatgtgataatcgattgaCAACTAAAAACTAAAGCGTCAGAGTGTCTATATCTGAACCTGCTCGAAATTGGACTGCATTTGAGAAAACCGACAAGATATTGGAGGAAGAGAGATAGATTGAACTAATCGAAGATGTTTAAAGTGTGAAGATATAGTTCTCGACCCTACATCAATTACATAGAAAGTCAACTTCAGAAATCTCAACACAAGTTAGACCGAACAGTCTCGTACCGACTTAGATGATATTGGACTGCGATTGAATCAACCCTAATCAAAAGTCCATTTCAAAACCTATAAATAGATAGATAAACgattacatttattaaaaagacTAACTCAAAAGACTAACTCAAAACTAACTTAAGTAATCGAAGAAGTTTAAAGTGTGATGATATAGTTGTCCATAGTACAtacataaacatattatatttggttgttttattaatatattttttcttttgagtatttttatcattcaaaaaattaatttgacgTTAAACCTTTTGTCCTTAAAGAAACTGCTGGGTATGGTTGTAATGTGTTGTATCCGGACAGGGAAAAATAATGTACAGAAACAGAAAGGCTGTAATGGCTTGTATCTGGAAATTTTTTCGTTTAGATTACTGACTTATTGAGATgttcttttttaatattcttgTGAGTAAAAATGTTGGAAATTGgattttatgatgttgatagACATTTAACAAAAATAGTTGTATACAAATTTAAGCACACAATTTTAAGTTGTATAAATTGTAcaaatattttggtttttacATTAACCTATGACAGTATGTAATATGCATTTTATGTATCTtctaaaattgtaaattaataCTAGATATGgttacatttataataatatgacatttatatataacaatataatactaattatattattctattaaaataaactcaaaCATATATCCAAGTCaatctaatattttaattattttattatgtgatataaatttagtatagttaaaataataaattaaaaaaaagcttggactgaaaataaaaagaaaaatagaaattatttgCTTAAGTAGGTGcgtaatgaaaataaaagaaaccacTCAACACTCTTCTTCTTTGTTACCAAATCTCTTATTCCTTCCATAGCGTTTGGATTACTATTGTTTACATGTAACACTGGTTAAGAGAGAACTTTGGCTAAGTAGGGTAACTACAGTTCAGTTGTGATGTGGATTACTATTGAAAATTGAGCATAAAATTAAAGGAAAGACAGATAAAggaactaaaacaaaaaaatgaaaattttcatttatttttctaagtCACAGAAACAGAGAAAAAGCCTATTAAATAGGCatagaaaagaacaaaacagaaaaaccgATAAGATCAACACATAAATTTTCCCAAACAAGAGCATACTTGAAAGTTGTACAACATTAAAGGGATTGAAGACCTTGATTAAAATGAGCAACGAAAGTTTCCATTTCTTGCTTCTTCAACACCAAACTAATCTCAATTCCTCCATTCTCATTCCTACTTTCAGAAACACAGAATGCTCCAGTTTTGCCTATGGATGTCATATCCACCTTCATTGGCCTTCCCCATCCAAAATCAATACTATATACCTCAAATCGTGGTGATCCTGCAGTTGTAAGTATTCGATTATCCCTCGCAATTTTCATAATTGTAGACATATTCACTGCCTCACTAAACACCCCATCCTCCAACTTCTTCAAAGCTTCATTCATCCCTTCAACACCATTGATGAAACCATCATCTCCTAACAATTTCCTTGTTCCGTCCATAACCTTATGACCCATGATACAGTTTCCAAAATACGTGGAGGAAATGGGTGTCTCCATACGAGTCCTACAGTCCACACTGAACAAAAAGGCTACTCCATCAGTCTTAGGTTGTTCTGCCTTCACCAAACACTGCAACATATAAGCACACGCAACCAAATATGTTGACACATGAGCATTCTCACCGAGCTTAGATTTTGCATGTTGCTTCAGTTGTCCGATGTTTGAAGAGGTTAACTCGAACGACCCTCTGACTGATTCGGCTGACATTGCATTTACACCTCCAAGATCCCACACCTTCATGCTCCTGTTGTTTGGTCCACCGATGTTCAACCAATTCTTCAAACACCTCTCACCGATTCCTTCGGTGTCGTTTATCATTGACCTGTCATAGAATGGCGTGAGGTGTTTTGGCAACGACGAAAACGATGATTCTGTGAAGTTATTGGAGCAAACATAGGCCCATGCTTTGAGAAACAAAGTTGTGGCTTTCCCATCCGTGGCTGCATGGTGTGTGGCTATTCCGATGGAAAAACCAGAACCAGGAAAAAGGGTAACCTGGAGGGCCATCACAGATGCTTGTTCATCGGAAGTGGGCAAGTGGGGTATCAGATGATGGAGCAGAGAAGCCTGACAGGTATTGGAACAAAGCATGTTGAAATCAGTGGTGGATTCAGCTATGGTGAAGGAAACGGCATTGCCAGGGACATAGTTGATGATGGGGTGAGGAGATTCAAGGGGCCATGTGATGGTGCCAGCAAGAGGGAGAAAGTGTTGGAGTGTGAGAGAAAGGGAGAGTTTGAGATTGGGAAGAATGGTGTCAAAGAAGGAGATGGTTGTGTTGGGAAGTTCATAGAAGAAAACACGTTCAACTGGGGGACTCCTTAACCATAGTAGGTCAAAGAATGTTAGAGACAAAGATGTCGGAGTGGAGCAATTGGTAGTTGCTGCTGCCTCTGATGGTGCCACACTGCAAACTTCAACAACTTTCACACTTCTTGCTTCCGCCATAGCTAAGAACTTCATTATGCTTCTGCAAAATCTTGTTCTAATATATTACTTTGGAAAAGATTCACTCGTTCACGTTGTGTTCAGCAGCACCTGAcacaaataataatgaattgTAATGTCACTCTCACGTGGCATCGAACACTAAGTTTTTTAACAGTAACTAGGATCCGTGCTTACCCACGCGGGGtccctttttgttttctttttttcaatttgtattaaaaaataaatataattaatattatattaaaataaataatttatttatgtaattatatttaatgttatagTTTTTTAAGAGTTTAATAACatgaaaaagtaataattaattatgagtatttttataataaatgaattataaataaaaaatattattctaataatgatttttttatatttaaataatgaagtataaaaattacaCTTAACAAgaatattaatacaaataatagtaataaaaacgaaagtaaaaaaaatatttgaatataaatttatttattttaaactataaaattaacatgattattgattacgtacaaatatttttaaataaatgtataaatttatttaataaaaacatgtgTATTTAATTCGAAGAATCAATCCAATATTCAAAAAACCTATTTGTTATATCTTTAgaaatgtatatttaatatataaatttatttaatgaataaatgtatatttaaattagaaCAGTCCATcctttatatatttcaataataatttttcaataaatatatttttataatttattatttttaaagttataatatactttttatatatttttttgtctttatttttgttaattttgttcgTTGTGGTCCTAATGtttgtaatttatgtttaatttaatttttttatgacatcGTCTAAATCGTTAATGACAGAGTGTACACATGGATAATGTTTGAATGAGTTGTTGGATTGTTGCTTATGTGGTCATCCTACACAATTCTTATGTGGCAATGCAACGTTACTCCATTTCTTCACCATCGTGAATGCAATCACCATTGGAGCCAACACTAGAGTAGCTTTGTTCCTCTACAATCGTATCTTCGCTGTCTCTGCTTCCTTATCTTCTCCTTCACACCTCTCTCTCGTTCCTGAGTCCCCCTCCCATAGGCCATCCAATAGGATCACCACACCCAAGACCCATTTGATTTCTctcaacaaaaaatttatactttgaACGAAAGCCAAGAtggaagatttgtgtgaaatgTCATGGGAATCGCTTGAAGCCAAAATTGCAATGTGGAATCTAGTCTTTTGGCATTGCACCACCATGTTTTCCAAGTCTAAACGAAAGTTTTATGAATCCATCTTCCTTAATCACAAACTCCAAAATCACTCccaaaattaagatttttgtgACGGTGGTGTCACGGTTTGTGCTTGCAATTTCCAAGTCTCTCTTTCGATTTAGGGGAATTAAGCCAACACAGATttctattttcatctttttggttttattttttcggATTTGTGGGTGGCTATGTGAATGGTGACAAATATGGTGGCGCGATTTGGGTCTGGTTTATCTACAGGTTTTGCGTGAACAAAGATGGTAATGATGGTGACACAATTTAGTTTTGGTTTTTCTTTAGGTTTTGTGTGAATGAAGATGGTGATTGATGGTGCCATTTGGGTTTGGTTTTTTTTGCAtgaaaaatgaccaaattgaacataaattacgaaaattgaatattaaacactaaaaaaaagttCACATTGAACAAAGTCGAAGAAAATAGGGACCAAAAGTGTATTAAGCCTATTACTTTTAATATGTACTATTACTTTGGTACCATATGTAGATACTGGCCATACTACCTTTGCAAAGCTACACCTTCATTGGATCATTATCAGTCTTGGCATTACAAATAATGTTAATGATAGAGGACTATCTTTGGATCCTATACAGGAAGAATTTCATGAAGATCCATTACAATTCAAAGAACTTATGACAAGATCAAGGAACAAAACTCTTAGAAAAACAAATCTCGTGAAGGCTCTTGATGCTCCATGAAGCttggaatttaaatgaaataaaaatcattacttgGAGCACCTAGgcaattaaaagttttataattttaatttaatatgcaattaagagttttataattttattttaattttgtaagttTGTTATGCAAGCAAGGTGTTTCGTTACGTGAAcaatttgtttctgtttttaaattttcaaattattttttgatatgatgtcttttggttttcttttagagtttcttaaattgtttaaatatttgtacCTATATATAAGGGCaccaaataaatatatgtagaCACCTTGATTagttaatatatgaattttgaattcaGTAAGAGAGAATTCTCGATTTTAAAGACATTTATCGCAGCTTTAGGAGTATCAtacatatttcttatttttaaagacATTTCACCATATTTTTTTCCCACCATACACCAAAAATAGGGGCATTTTGGTGGTTCTCATATATGCCCCCACTTTAATTCCAGTAATATTTTACTTTCTAAAGGAAAATTGTGAAGACAACATACATGTTGTCCTAGTCTGCTTCAAATCTTTTCAAATATACTTTTGACCAGCTTGTGAAATCAAACAAGTATACACCACtgttacaaaagaaaaagtaaagtaCTAagcattattttgaaaatatgatttcatAATTTGTccattgtttttcaaaaataaaataataaaaagaagaaaagctaAAACATACATGAAtttgacaatttaaaaaaaaaacaaaataactaccaaaaaaaatcaaaggaaacACAACAGAAAGGTTCAAAAAGTCAAAACACTTGTGTGCATAGTAGCATCATGAACAAAAAATCATAACAAGTTGTCAATCTAAACAAGCATCATGCATGTATCTTTATCAATggtaaaatagaaaatacttttattggaaccatattcattcatatggTCGATGAATCCTtctcttttgaaaatataaaaacaaatgcAAATATGCTCCTCTAACATTTCTTGGATTGATGGTTGTCACGTCCCATTTATTACTGTGCTGAGTCACCACTGTACTCCCATAAATGCACCTCGCCACACGTGCACCTTCACTGACACGCCATCACACCCACTCTGCATGCGACTGCCAAGTGTCGTGTTGGAACATTCTAAAACCTTaatggaatccaagtggcagcaAGCGAGTTGACGTTCATCCTAAGTGgggagagaaattaatttttcagaAAAACTCTTCCCCACTCTTCTGCacacttcgtcttcttccccaaactctggattttcaaattctctgccttctctctagaacctccatcttctctctaccataactcACCATTCTCTGCTCctttcacgtttcagcaccataggaacgttccctgcaccgAGAGCTCTATAGTGAACCGAACGACTTCCAATTCTGGTAAGTTTCACTTGGGCAATCGTCCCTGGAGTTTCTGTAAACTGTTTCAGTTGCATGCAACGGGGTATGCTAAacccttcattttttttcttttgagtaGTTTAGTGGGAAAGCTTAAGAGAAACGTTGAGAGAGCTCCTTTTAGACGAGTCAAGATCCACCCATTTAGGACGTTCGCtactgaatccgggtaagggaagcttactaAATTTAATTCTTACGTTTGTCTTGTACTGTATGAACATTACGTGTGTCGCATGAAGTATGAACTGTGTTATCTGATTGTTGGTATATGATCATAAGTATGAGGTGTATATTGGTTGAGTATGCATGATCGAACGTTGCTGTACTGCATGAACATGATATATGTTGGTAGAAATGTATGATATGGGTGATACAtgtgaatatgaaatatacatGCTTAGAAGCAGTGAACAtaagtgaaacttgaatatcAACTTTCCTATGATAACGTAtgtccgacattaaacggttctcGACCGTTTGATGTTCCAGTAAACTTTATTTGaattggaatactttcatttgggaaggatTCTGGTCGAGCATGAGCTATGTAGGTCTTTTACTTAGAGCTCATCATGAGCAGTGTCGATCTTACACATAGTAATCGTATTGggcagtgctcggtcttacaccaagcgctcttaCTCTTTTCTAGAAAAGCCCTTGATAATATAGATCTTTCAtttgtgtcgaccgacagtgtcgatcATTCTTGagaatacagatcatccatctgtgtcgccGACAGTTTTGAGGACCATTGTTAATACAGGTCGACTATCTGTGTCGACCGATAGTGTCGAGTACCCTTGTTACTACAGATcttccatctgtgtcgacctaccgtgtcgatcacccttgttactacagatattccatctgtgtcgacctaccgtgtcgatcacccttgttactacagatcattcatctgtgtcgacctactgtgtcgatcacccttgtgactacagatcatccatctgtgtcgaccgacagtgtcgagtaacCTTGATTAATACAGGTCATCCATCTATTTGGTAATTGGTTCTATTCTGTTTTGGAACGGAGTAAATTCTTCGGTTTTGTTCTCCATGGttgtcctcattatgaagggggctgaacgttcgtctttttaagaaagtggaacatagaatgaaaatgtatttaagaggatgaattaagatgtgcgaacactatgagAACTAAAATTGTGATTGtagatttgaacgagcgttccagggtggaacgactcttgaatgaATATTGAGAATtgtaagtatgaacgtggtaagcttagatggtgatccatcctgatattccgtgaatgctcgttctcaagtagagaggggcatgtcatgcgtgggaatggcaggaggtctagtccataactgtaacttggacagaacagactaaccttaggtggctactgatgagcattccagttaccccacctgagtgcacggacgccttagctacacaggattcatacagtccggacggtcggtctagtatcaggattttggatgaaatttatttatgaattgaatgtatatgtTGTGAACTTACTTGCTGGATTTGATAtgcatgaaatgtatgttttggattgaattaaattcaataagcttaccctgtgtctctttcttgtgttgtcgttcgtccttgaaccttcgtcttgtctatgcaatgatcatccgtgtggatgtgagcagatggagaggcgttactggaagaaacactggaagaagaaaatttggaggacgccaacctcgtagaagtggaagtgaaggccgaacagtagaggcgttcggtttttagttagattagcgagcggctgtgagcgagcgctcttttgTAGACTGTAAatagttggacgttcggtctttgtttttttgtaaatcgttcgtccttatctttttgtgaacgctcgttaAATTATGTACATTaacggccgttcggcctcttTCGTTATTGTCGTGCCTTttgtttaaaactgttttgaattattaatatatgtgattattctaagtatatagttgatgactgtaaaattttgggatgttacattattggtatcagagcagttttgttctcttaaggacgctgtaggttatgagtgcattgcgtttttgctgtgtgcttgttgtgtgtttgacgAGTTATTGTTTTAACTCTTAAGCATgactaacgttcgttttctctgGTCCAGAGAACAATGGCGCCTAGACTTCCTCCTCCACCCCAACCTACGGAACCTGACgcgtccaacaacgctaggttgttggagacggTGATAGACCGCTTGCAGCAACAGAATACAACACTGATGGAACAAAATGCCACTTTAATGCAACAAAAATCAGAGTGTCATGCAGAGTTTGGAAGCTTCACGTGCCAACTCTGAAGCTACACAAAGACAACTAATGGAGATCTTAGCAGCGACCAGGCATAATTCAGGGGCGTCTTCTTCCAACGCTGCCCCGCCTACTGCtgaatggagcttggagagtttcctccaacaccatccggctAAGTTCAGTGGTAAGGGCCTTCCTGACGAGGCAGACCAGTGGCTAAGAGACATAGAGAAGATCTTCAACGCCAAAAGATGTCCAGATGAAAACAGGTTGGCGTACGCAGAGTATTTATTGACTGGAGAAGCgagccactggtgggcgagTGCGAGAGCTATTCTGATGGACGCTCAACAACCGATCACTTGGGAAGTATTTAGAGataagttttatgaagaatacttCCCTGACAGCGTTCGTTTTGCTAAGGAGGTGGAGTTTCTCCAGTTAGTACAGGGAGGAATGTCTGTTTCGGAGTATACGAACAAGTTTAAGCACTTGGTTCGTTTCAATACTATGGCCACAAGTGAAGTGTGGCAATGTAGAAAATTTGAGAACGGATTGAGGAGCGATCTCAAAGTATTAATCTCCAGCCTATGTATCCGTACGTTCCCAGCCATGGTTGAGAGGGCTAAGGTATTAGAGAAAAATATGGCTGAGGCAGAACAACAGAAGAAACAACAGGCGTCAAGAGGACCAGTTCTGTCGAGACCCAATGTGAATCGGAACAGGACCCCATACGCTCGTCCAGCTCAGTCGAGTGGTTCACAAGCTATGGTAGTTGCTGGACAAGCAAATCAACCGGGGCCGGTCAGATGCTTCCAGTGTGGAGGGCCTCATTTCAGATCATCATGCCCTCAGTTGGTTGGAGGGAAATATTGCACTCGGTGTAAAAGAAACGGTCATCTGGAAAATGAGTGCAATATGAGCGGACGCGCAATGATGAGGCCGCCGAACGCTAGAAGGACTCAGCAAGCAAGAGGTGGTCGAGCCCAAGCTGTTGGGCGTGTGTATGCAATCACTGGAGCAGAAGCAGCGAGCTCAGGTACGCTCATCACCAGTACCTGCTTAATTCATGGAAAGCaatgttgtgtgctgtttgacTCGGGGgcgacacactccttcatctcgaaggcgtgcgttgataAGTTGGGAATAGTTGAGAGTGACATGCAGTTTGACTTGGTGGTGTCGACCCCAGCAGCTGGAGAGATTAGGACATCTACCGTGTGCgttagatgtcctattgagATAGAAGGGCGTAGGTACAAGGTGAACCTCATATGT includes these proteins:
- the LOC108344927 gene encoding phenolic glucoside malonyltransferase 1, whose product is MKFLAMAEARSVKVVEVCSVAPSEAAATTNCSTPTSLSLTFFDLLWLRSPPVERVFFYELPNTTISFFDTILPNLKLSLSLTLQHFLPLAGTITWPLESPHPIINYVPGNAVSFTIAESTTDFNMLCSNTCQASLLHHLIPHLPTSDEQASVMALQVTLFPGSGFSIGIATHHAATDGKATTLFLKAWAYVCSNNFTESSFSSLPKHLTPFYDRSMINDTEGIGERCLKNWLNIGGPNNRSMKVWDLGGVNAMSAESVRGSFELTSSNIGQLKQHAKSKLGENAHVSTYLVACAYMLQCLVKAEQPKTDGVAFLFSVDCRTRMETPISSTYFGNCIMGHKVMDGTRKLLGDDGFINGVEGMNEALKKLEDGVFSEAVNMSTIMKIARDNRILTTAGSPRFEVYSIDFGWGRPMKVDMTSIGKTGAFCVSESRNENGGIEISLVLKKQEMETFVAHFNQGLQSL